The Desulfatiglans sp. genome contains a region encoding:
- a CDS encoding acetyl-CoA C-acetyltransferase, whose amino-acid sequence MKEVVIVSAVRTALGAFNGSLSEIPATKLGALVIEEAVKRAGIEKKVVNEAIMGIVLPCGYGQNPAKQAVVQAGMPWEVESLTINKVCGSSLKAVMLAAQAIQAGDADVVVAGGMENMSYAPYYLEKARTGYRMGNGQLIDHMVHDGLWDIVNDFHMGVSNELCSEKYNVSREDQDRFAVESYRRAVNAIKSGRFKDEIMPVPIPQKKGDIKMFDEDECPRETSFEALSKMKPAFKKDGVGTAGNASIISDGAAAVVVMSREKANELGCKVLATIGAQASYGIDMKYVLVAPMWAIPKCAKKEGIVLDKIDLIELNEAFSGSSVAVIKELNLDPSKVNVNGGAVALGHPIGASGCRVLVTLIHEMIKQDKKTGLASLCLGGGEAVALMVNR is encoded by the coding sequence ATGAAGGAAGTTGTTATAGTAAGCGCTGTCAGGACAGCCCTTGGCGCGTTCAATGGTTCTTTAAGCGAGATTCCCGCCACAAAGCTTGGCGCCCTTGTCATTGAAGAGGCGGTAAAGAGGGCAGGGATAGAAAAGAAGGTAGTAAATGAGGCGATCATGGGGATCGTGCTCCCGTGCGGATACGGTCAGAACCCGGCAAAACAGGCTGTTGTGCAGGCAGGGATGCCCTGGGAGGTGGAAAGCCTTACTATAAACAAGGTTTGCGGTTCATCACTTAAGGCCGTAATGCTTGCAGCGCAGGCTATACAGGCAGGTGATGCGGATGTTGTGGTGGCTGGCGGTATGGAGAACATGAGTTATGCCCCCTATTATCTTGAAAAGGCGCGCACCGGTTACAGAATGGGCAATGGCCAGCTAATTGACCACATGGTTCATGACGGCCTGTGGGATATAGTTAATGATTTTCATATGGGCGTGTCAAATGAGCTGTGCTCTGAAAAATACAATGTTTCAAGGGAAGATCAGGACCGCTTTGCTGTTGAGTCATACAGGAGGGCAGTAAATGCCATAAAGTCCGGCAGGTTTAAAGACGAGATCATGCCTGTCCCCATACCCCAGAAAAAGGGTGATATAAAGATGTTTGATGAGGATGAATGCCCAAGGGAAACAAGTTTTGAAGCCCTTTCAAAGATGAAGCCTGCCTTTAAAAAGGATGGTGTTGGCACAGCAGGTAATGCCTCAATAATAAGCGACGGCGCTGCTGCTGTTGTTGTAATGTCACGTGAAAAGGCAAATGAACTTGGCTGTAAGGTGCTTGCCACCATAGGTGCCCAGGCCTCATATGGTATTGACATGAAATATGTCCTTGTCGCCCCGATGTGGGCCATACCCAAATGTGCTAAAAAAGAGGGCATTGTCCTTGATAAAATAGACCTCATTGAGCTTAATGAGGCATTCAGTGGCTCCTCTGTTGCGGTTATTAAGGAACTTAACCTTGATCCTTCAAAGGTGAATGTAAATGGTGGCGCTGTTGCCCTGGGTCACCCGATAGGCGCAAGCGGATGTCGCGTG
- a CDS encoding sel1 repeat family protein has protein sequence MKSLFTILLTLLICTLFTSPSFADPIEDAKAAIQNQDYAKAIEIVTPLAEQENVEAQTMLGVMYVNGQGVEVNATKGLDLITKAAKKGHEPAKMLAFNLNIELANKGDTSAMFNVGYMCFNNWGGTYESDVCLKWLENAGEMGHEKSAKILTRIYTEGMFNVTPDTAKAAYWKEQDDAINAGIEGTWEGSIPPMGGPNPMPMDVTYKFKKEGETLSGVYINKGFGNKKSLIKEGKIEGNNFSFSIETNFMGNKTTTNYTGVFYGNTIKLTYTMPAGPDGTTPPPVTFIAKRAI, from the coding sequence ATGAAATCATTATTTACCATCCTATTAACCCTGCTTATATGCACACTATTTACCTCCCCTTCATTTGCAGACCCCATTGAGGATGCAAAAGCGGCAATCCAGAATCAGGATTATGCAAAGGCTATTGAAATAGTAACACCCCTTGCAGAGCAGGAGAATGTCGAGGCTCAGACCATGCTTGGCGTAATGTATGTAAATGGTCAGGGAGTTGAAGTCAATGCCACAAAAGGCCTTGACTTAATAACAAAAGCAGCCAAAAAGGGGCATGAACCCGCAAAGATGCTTGCCTTTAATTTAAATATTGAACTTGCAAACAAGGGCGATACATCAGCCATGTTTAATGTCGGGTATATGTGCTTTAACAACTGGGGCGGCACATATGAATCTGATGTATGCCTTAAATGGCTTGAAAATGCCGGAGAGATGGGCCATGAAAAATCTGCAAAGATACTTACCAGGATATATACTGAAGGAATGTTCAACGTTACCCCTGATACTGCAAAGGCAGCATACTGGAAAGAGCAGGATGATGCCATTAATGCAGGCATAGAAGGCACATGGGAAGGGTCTATCCCTCCTATGGGCGGGCCGAACCCTATGCCGATGGACGTCACATATAAATTTAAAAAAGAGGGGGAAACCCTTTCAGGGGTATATATAAATAAAGGATTTGGAAATAAAAAATCGCTCATCAAAGAGGGTAAAATTGAGGGCAATAATTTTTCTTTTTCTATAGAGACCAACTTTATGGGCAATAAGACAACCACCAATTATACAGGTGTCTTTTATGGAAATACCATTAAATTGACCTATACAATGCCGGCTGGCCCGGATGGCACAACTCCTCCACCTGTAACATTTATAGCAAAAAGGGCCATATAG
- a CDS encoding 4Fe-4S dicluster domain-containing protein, producing MSEDKNNKKNKIPQKGISRRDFLVTGGTVAAGTLMTGTMVKADDKKVTYPASKGYLVYDSKKCIGCTTCMLACSLTHYGVQSLSRSRIQIIQDSWGKFPDDIKMALCRQCKVPVCVQNCPVGAAFIDTENGNVRRIDSNKCIGCKSCIAMCPQQPHRTVWVELNGKWRSSKCDLCIDTPFWNEKGGPEGRQACVEACPVQAIKFVSEMPDQKETEGYDVNLRNDHWYNLGLVDRSEMVPKMSLEWPSMEEGEE from the coding sequence ATGTCGGAAGATAAAAATAATAAAAAAAATAAGATACCCCAAAAAGGGATCTCAAGACGTGATTTTCTGGTAACAGGGGGTACGGTTGCTGCCGGCACACTTATGACCGGCACAATGGTAAAGGCCGATGATAAAAAGGTCACCTATCCTGCATCCAAAGGCTACCTGGTTTATGACAGCAAAAAGTGTATCGGGTGCACAACATGCATGCTTGCCTGTTCACTTACCCATTACGGCGTGCAGAGCCTTTCACGTTCGCGCATCCAGATCATACAGGATTCATGGGGAAAATTTCCTGATGATATCAAGATGGCCCTTTGCAGGCAGTGCAAGGTCCCGGTCTGCGTCCAGAACTGCCCGGTAGGCGCCGCATTTATCGATACTGAAAATGGCAATGTAAGAAGGATAGATAGCAACAAATGTATCGGGTGCAAAAGCTGCATTGCCATGTGCCCGCAGCAGCCGCACCGCACTGTGTGGGTAGAGCTAAATGGTAAATGGAGATCATCCAAGTGTGACCTCTGCATAGACACCCCATTCTGGAATGAAAAGGGCGGCCCCGAGGGCAGGCAGGCATGTGTTGAGGCATGCCCCGTACAGGCCATCAAATTTGTATCAGAGATGCCTGATCAGAAGGAGACAGAGGGGTATGATGTAAACCTGAGGAATGACCACTGGTATAACCTGGGGCTGGTTGACAGGAGCGAGATGGTTCCAAAAATGAGCCTTGAATGGCCCAGCATGGAGGAGGGTGAGGAATGA
- a CDS encoding aldehyde:ferredoxin oxidoreductase → MMKGGYTGKILRINLTSKTIGKIDTEKYWEFGGGHGMGSAIFFDLVGDQLPFEAFDPRNLIIMMTSPFSGTFMPGSGRCEVQGLGPMLYPIEWFGHSNFGGRFTAQLKFAGWDGIVVEGASSEPVWINIVNDDVKIESARGIWGMDTWDTQQEIARRVITDTNYRWGEWAELTKNQMTTQVPAVVCCGPAGENKSRLGALLHGPGSQAALCGFGGVFGSKNLKAISAIGTGDIPIADPKAFMEARLWFRKFQWNADNPREAERFGKGGPYSLISGRPSGGNTLNREFPLTPARAAACASCPRGCRMRLATGDTNESVCAGTLTINVNGSLKFTRQGGDLMHRYGLGHWQLMPLMSYVDTLYKKGILGKGKEIDTNLPFDMPDSFTYVEALMRQIATREGIGNDLAEGCARFAKKIGRYDEDVNSGDLSLAFWGTAVHYDPVIEAEWGFASILGDRDLMLHMMSNYPLHWMVLTGDPYLTAEDAAKLYTDAMVPYQGDPFMIDHSEGPTGIYSDSKVKQVAWIKHYEKFWVGAGGFCGWRWPMCITNNTEDRRGPTPEAEPRFWNAVTGNNLTFADYMELGHKIYTLDRAIWVLQGRHRDMEVFPDYIYDKPTRGEGMPMYIDGKWKYATGAGRKLDRKKMEEFKTKFYKFEGYNPENGYPTRDTLEKMNLGKVADALKKKGRLG, encoded by the coding sequence ATGATGAAGGGAGGATATACAGGAAAGATACTTAGAATAAATCTTACCAGTAAGACAATAGGCAAGATAGATACAGAAAAATATTGGGAGTTCGGCGGAGGCCACGGTATGGGCTCTGCCATATTCTTTGATCTTGTGGGTGATCAGCTCCCCTTTGAGGCGTTTGATCCAAGGAACCTTATAATAATGATGACCTCCCCCTTTTCCGGCACATTCATGCCAGGCTCAGGCAGGTGCGAGGTGCAGGGGCTTGGGCCAATGCTCTATCCAATAGAGTGGTTCGGCCACAGTAACTTTGGCGGGAGGTTTACTGCCCAGCTTAAGTTTGCAGGCTGGGACGGCATTGTTGTTGAAGGAGCATCAAGTGAACCTGTGTGGATCAATATTGTTAATGACGATGTGAAGATCGAAAGTGCCAGAGGGATCTGGGGCATGGATACATGGGACACACAGCAGGAGATCGCCCGCCGTGTAATAACCGACACAAATTACAGATGGGGAGAATGGGCAGAATTAACTAAAAACCAGATGACCACCCAGGTGCCTGCTGTTGTATGCTGCGGCCCTGCGGGTGAGAATAAAAGCAGGCTGGGTGCGCTCCTTCACGGGCCGGGTTCACAGGCAGCCCTGTGCGGGTTTGGCGGGGTATTCGGGTCAAAGAACCTTAAGGCCATTAGCGCCATAGGCACTGGCGATATACCGATAGCCGACCCAAAAGCATTTATGGAGGCAAGACTGTGGTTCAGGAAATTCCAGTGGAATGCGGATAACCCCAGGGAGGCAGAGAGGTTTGGTAAAGGGGGGCCATACTCACTGATAAGCGGGCGCCCAAGTGGCGGTAATACTCTCAACCGTGAATTTCCCCTTACCCCTGCAAGGGCCGCAGCATGCGCATCATGCCCCAGGGGGTGCCGTATGCGTCTTGCTACAGGTGACACAAACGAATCGGTATGTGCAGGCACACTTACAATCAATGTGAACGGCTCTTTAAAATTTACGCGTCAGGGAGGAGACCTGATGCACAGGTATGGTCTGGGGCACTGGCAGCTCATGCCCCTTATGAGCTATGTTGATACACTCTATAAAAAAGGGATCCTTGGAAAGGGAAAAGAGATAGATACCAACCTTCCTTTTGATATGCCCGATAGTTTCACCTATGTTGAGGCACTTATGAGGCAGATAGCCACACGCGAGGGGATAGGTAATGACCTGGCAGAGGGTTGTGCAAGGTTTGCCAAAAAGATCGGCAGGTATGATGAGGATGTGAACAGCGGAGATCTCTCTCTTGCCTTCTGGGGAACAGCAGTACATTATGACCCTGTTATAGAGGCGGAATGGGGCTTTGCCTCTATACTTGGGGATCGTGATCTGATGCTTCACATGATGTCCAATTATCCACTCCACTGGATGGTCTTAACAGGAGACCCCTACCTTACCGCAGAAGATGCGGCAAAGCTCTACACTGATGCAATGGTGCCCTACCAGGGAGACCCGTTTATGATCGATCACAGCGAGGGGCCGACCGGGATATACTCAGACTCAAAGGTAAAGCAGGTTGCATGGATCAAGCACTATGAAAAATTCTGGGTCGGAGCAGGAGGCTTCTGCGGGTGGCGCTGGCCAATGTGCATAACCAACAATACTGAAGACAGGCGAGGCCCAACACCGGAGGCAGAACCCAGGTTCTGGAATGCGGTTACAGGGAACAACCTCACCTTTGCAGATTATATGGAACTGGGTCACAAGATATACACCCTTGACAGGGCCATATGGGTGCTGCAGGGAAGACACCGTGACATGGAGGTGTTCCCGGACTATATATACGACAAGCCTACCAGGGGCGAGGGTATGCCCATGTATATAGACGGCAAGTGGAAGTATGCCACAGGCGCAGGGCGAAAACTTGACAGAAAGAAAATGGAGGAGTTCAAGACAAAATTCTATAAGTTTGAGGGGTATAACCCGGAAAACGGCTATCCGACACGGGATACCCTTGAAAAGATGAACCTTGGCAAGGTGGCCGATGCACTTAAGAAAAAAGGGAGACTGGGCTGA